In a genomic window of Brassica rapa cultivar Chiifu-401-42 chromosome A10, CAAS_Brap_v3.01, whole genome shotgun sequence:
- the LOC103845827 gene encoding protein CANDIDATE G-PROTEIN COUPLED RECEPTOR 7, producing MTKMPPAIAILLFSVALLAAIPPSTAEIKSLVISDDARPMILFEKFGFTHTGHVTVSVSSVSVVSTSSDPNPDPSRLGFFLLSEESLLQVLLEMQQNARFCVLDSHYVTHLFTFRDLSPPPNSRFNHSYPVTSPNEYSLFFANCVPETKVSMAVRTEMYNKDPNGSKDYLPAGATQLPSLYSFFFLCYVAFLGYWSYTCWTNKRMVHRIHLLMAGLLLIKSLNLICAAEDKHYVKITGTPHGWDILFYIFQFIRVVLLFTVIILIGTGWSFLKPFLQEKEKNVLIIVIPLQVLANIASIVIGETGPFIKDWVTWNQVFLLVDIICCCAIIFPIVWSIRALRETSKTDGKAARNLSKLTLFRQFYIVVIGYLYFTRIVVFALKTIAAYKYQWVSFAAEEIVSLVFYVIMFYMFRPEEKNEYFAVDDDEEEAAALALRDDEFEL from the coding sequence ATGACGAAAATGCCCCCTGCAATCGCCATCCTCCTCTTCTCCGTCGCGCTCCTCGCCGCGATCCCACCTTCCACAGCCGAGATCAAATCCCTCGTAATCTCCGACGACGCCCGCCCCATGATCCTCTTCGAAAAATTCGGATTCACACACACCGGCCACGTCACGGTCTCCGTCTCCTCGGTCTCCGTCGTCTCCACCTCCTCGGATCCGAACCCCGACCCGTCGCGCCTCGGATTCTTCCTCCTCTCGGAAGAGTCCCTCCTCCAGGTCCTCCTCGAGATGCAGCAGAACGCTCGATTCTGCGTCCTCGATTCCCACTACGTCACGCACCTCTTCACGTTCCGAGATCTCTCCCCTCCGCCGAACTCGCGGTTCAACCACTCGTACCCGGTGACTTCCCCGAACGAGTACTCTCTCTTCTTCGCGAACTGCGTCCCCGAGACGAAGGTCTCCATGGCGGTTCGCACGGAGATGTATAACAAAGATCCCAACGGATCTAAGGACTATCTCCCCGCGGGAGCTACTCAGCTGCCGTCTCTCTactccttcttcttcctctgctaCGTGGCGTTTTTAGGTTACTGGAGCTATACCTGCTGGACGAATAAGAGAATGGTACACCGGATCCATCTTCTCATGGCGGGGCTGCTTTTAATCAAATCGTTGAATCTGATCTGCGCGGCGGAGGATAAGCATTACGTGAAGATCACGGGGACGCCTCATGGATGGGATATACTCTTCTACATCTTCCAGTTCATTCGCGTTGTTTTGCTTTTCACTGTGATTATCTTGATCGGAACGGGATGGTCGTTCTTGAAGCCGTTTTTgcaggagaaggagaagaatgtGTTGATCATTGTGATCCCGCTTCAGGTGCTAGCGAACATTGCTTCGATTGTGATCGGTGAGACTGGACCTTTTATTAAAGATTGGGTGACGTGGAACCAAGTGTTTTTGTTGGTTGATATAATTTGCTGCTGTGCGATTATCTTCCCTATCGTATGGTCGATTCGGGCCTTGAGGGAGACGTCGAAGACGGATGGGAAAGCTGCGAGGAACTTGTCGAAGCTGACGTTGTTTAGGCAGTTTTATATTGTTGTTATTGGGTATCTTTACTTCACGAGGATTGTGGTGTTTGCGTTGAAGACGATTGCGGCGTATAAGTACCAGTGGGTGAGCTTTGCGGCGGAGGAGATTGTGAGTTTGGTGTTCTATGtgattatgttttatatgtttAGGCCTGAGGAGAAGAATGAGTACTTtgctgttgatgatgatgaagaagaa